The Cryptomeria japonica chromosome 9, Sugi_1.0, whole genome shotgun sequence DNA segment AAGATTAACGCAAGTACTTGAAACTTAGAATATCATCTTATTCATCAAAACAAAAATACACAGAGTATGACAACATGTTCTTAAACTATATTCCAAAGCTAAAAAGTAAACTTAGAACATTAGAGATCAATCCCTTTTAAGAGATCATCTGAGCATTATTTATAGAAAGAAAAACTACCAACTAATCCTAACTAACTGGTCGACCAGCTCCACAACATAAGGAGGGTGCCATTTCTTGAAAGCATGGAAAGAGGAAAGGAAAGATCATGCATGCGCTTAGCCAAGTCAAATAGGACTTCCTTAGTAGAGATATAATGCAACATGCCCCTAAATTGACTCACTGATTGTACATAATTAATAAAGAAGGTTGTTGCAACATTAAGTAGAGAAATCTCCACTACattgatcacttcttgacctctTCAACAATCGGCCAGCTGGTAAGAGTCTTGCTCCTTGTTGCAAGTTTTATCATAACACCACTTTCTTGGTACAGATCTACAAAACACGTTAGCACATACAAACAATCCACATTTCGTAAATCATCTGAAAAACAACATTCTTTTCAACACATGCacatttaatagataattacaTAGCATATGCATTAATATCATGACTTGTTTCAAGGTCAAGGTTAAGCCCAAAAGATAACAGTTTCTAAGGGAATAACATAGTAAATAGTGTCATCACAATATCAAAATCTAAAGTATCATCATAGACATCATAATAAATCCTTAGAAAATAGGACCATAAACTTGTCTCATCATTGGTCGGTTGTTGAAGCAGTCAAGAAGTGATCAACGTAGTGGAGCTTTCTCTACTTAATGCTACAATAACCTTCTTTATTAATTATGTACAATCAGTGAGTTGATTTAGGGGCATGTTGCGCTATATCTTTGCTGAGGAAGTCCTATTTTACTTGGATAAGTGCGTACATGATCTTTCCTTTCCTCTTTTTATGCTTTCAATAAATGGTGCCCTCCTTATGTTGTGGAGCTAGTCGACTAGTTAGTTAGGATTAGTTGGTAGTTTTTCTTTCTATAAATAATGCTTAGATGATCTCTTGAAAGGGATTGATCTCTAATGTTGTAAGTTTACTTTTCAGCTTTGGAATATAGTTTAAGATCATGTTGTCATACTCTATGTATATCTGTTTTGATGAATAAGATGATATTCTGAGTTTCAATCACCTGTGGTAATCTTGGaagtctcactcaagggggcccacttggtgagaactCTATTCAATTAATTTAGTAGTTCTTTTTCATTCAGTAATTAGTACCGTTCCAGCaatggattgttcctgcagccacaaaaCTATGCTCTGTGCCTGTTCCTACAACCAAAGCGGGCAGAGTAGTTTCCTACCTATTTGTCTGGCATTTTATTCCTGTACTTTGTGTTAGTTTAAGATTTACATGTCCAGACTAGTTATCAACTTAAGTTCGGTTtcctttattaattatttgtagtatttcaattCTAGCATTGTTCTTTGCTTAAGTTATGATGACCATAATAGAGTCTTAGTACACACACtgtgctgacccatttcaagttcacgtccttgggttgataagttaaatgaaccttCATAATGAGTATGATAGCTGCTTGGTGAAGACGTGTAATCTCTTAGTCATAGCTTTAAGGGCTTAGTTATTGAACCATTTGAGGAGGCTAACATTTTTGGCGctattgtcggggatggtgtcaaactcaGAAGTTCTTTAAGGTCATTTTTTAGTTTATTCCTGTTAAAATACCTTTGCAAGTTACACTTAGAATATTTTCTCACTTCGGTAAGTTATACCCATAATTCTTTCAAAAAATTTGTGTGTAATTGGCTGATACTGAGTTGATCCTATATGCATAGAAGAAGAAATGCTTTTGGGAGATTTCTTCCTAATGACCCTTATCCTGACAGTCATTTTGGGGAATCCTATAATCAACTTGAAATAGAAGACCAAGAGATAAATCCTTTGGCTGGTATATTTGCTAACTTTAATAATCCAGAAGATCCAGTTGACCAAGAACCTGTTGATAACCCATTTGCCTTGACAATTCATCAAGCAAGAATGGTTGTTGCTACTGCACAAAATCAACCTAACCAACCTACTTTTAAATTCCCTATCACTGACCAACATGATAATAATAATCTCAAGAATATCCCTGCTTCAATCCTCCCTAAGTTTTATGGCCTTGTAATAGAGGACCCATatacctttctatttgaatttgacatccttGGTAGAAGCTATGACTACACCACTGATGATCATAGGCTTAAGTTATTCCCTGGTACTTTGAAGGAAGGAaccttaagatggtttatgagtttggggAGAGATTTTGTTACTAGTTGGGAAGACATGCAAACAAAATTTCTTGAGAAGTACAAGGAATACTGTAGAAGTGGTAATATGAGGGGAAATGACATCTTTAGAATGCAGTAGAGGGAAGATGAAAATTTGGAGGATTACATCTGAAGGTTCTTATTTTGCCTAAAGAAAAATTCAGATTGTACTCTTAATGAAGAATCTTAAAATTTTCTCTTCCTTAGAGGAATCAATGATAGTTGTACTAACGCCTTGGATCTAAtaggaggaggagacattactcaagttcCTTGGGGTGACATTAAGAAGATATGCCAAAACTACTCCCGAGTAGCTGTCAAGAAAGGAAGAGGCTACTAGATGGGAAAATTATCCGCTAATGGGGTCTCAAGGATGGAGATTACTAATCTAATTTCAAACTTTAAGCAGGATATCATAAATGATATGGCCACTCAGTTGGATACCCTAAAAGCAAGAAAGAAACATAAGGAGGCATAAGCAATGTTGGCAGAATACTGCCCTCATTCCAggcagaagaagaaggattgcaaaTGTAAAATGGTGGCCAACATTGATAGCAAGCAAATTCCACCAGAGTTCAAGATGATTGAGGGAGATGAAGAACAAGTCTTCTATGGTGCACAAAGAAGACCATGGgccccaagacaaggtatgccacctgatccattgTCTTTTAGTGGACCTTATGCgaaatctaacacatctaataacCAGTGACAATACCAATATCCATCCAATTTGGGGGGGGGGGTATCCATAACAATATTGGAATAACCCTCAAAACACTTGGTCTAATTaccaaaatcctccacctcaatgACAACCTTCTTAGGGGAATTGGCAACAAACACCCCAGTGGAGAGGTGGACAACAATGGCTGAACCAAACAACTGGTTACATGAATCCACCTCCACAACCTCAACAACAAGATATCACACCCCCTCCTAATCCTAATGCTAGTACACCTAGACCTACCCAGTTTCCATCTCAACCCACACCTAATctaaataataaaccacaacaacaaAAAGTCTATTCTGCTGATTCAAATCTATATCCTGCATTTGATGTGAGTTTAGGTGATATTCACCTATGTTTAAGAACTACCTTGCCTACTCCTTCCACTCCTCTCATAAATGAGCTACCTGAGGAGGAAGAGGAGCATCCAAATTTGGCTAAGGATCTTGAACCAACTCGCCTATCTAATCTAGAACcgccatttcctcaaaggttggaaATTGTCAAGCAAAAGGAAGAAACCATCTTTGAAattttggatcaattgaaacaCATATTTGTCAACATACCCTTGTTCCAAGCCATGAATGATGTCCCAATCTATGGGAAAGCGATAAAAGAGGCATGTCTCAAAAAGCCAAGACGAAAGGCAAAAGATCCCACTAATATTCATGTGGTAGGCCAATTGGAAGACATCATGCTTGGGAAAGTAATTGTCCCCAAGTATGCTGGTATAGGTAGTCCTATATTGGAAGTCAGAATCAATGGTATGCAAATAAAGAATTCTTTAATAGACCTAGGTGCAGAAATTAATGTGATGACAAAGGAGATCATGCAACAACTAAATATTATCAATCAAAGGCCTACTACTACCATCTTGCAGCTTGTTGATAGCTCCATTGTCAAACCTGATGGTATTGTGGAAGATATATTGGTTTCTTTAGATTCATGGGACTATCCAGTGGATTTTATGACACTCTCTCCTAAAGCCACACTAGGAGGATATCCTATTATCTTGGGAAGGCCATGGTTGGCCACAACAAATGCTTAAATAGGATGTCGTTCAAGAGATATTACAATCTCTAATGGTAGAAATACTAAAAAGTTGCTAATCTATCCTCATGCACAACCAAACCAAGACATAAACAATCCTATCTAGCCCAATATTGGAGAAGAAGTTGAAGACATTGATTCAGTGGAAAAGCTAATGATGATAGACATAAGTCATTTCTTGCAACAGTATGATGAATATGAAATTTTATCCCAGATCATCCAAAATCGTTATGAGGCTCATGCAGAACCATCCCACCATGCATTTAGTTCAGAAATCCCTTTGCCAATGCTTCTTTTGAAGGTTGTAACTGTAACAACAAATATTCTACCCACCTTGCTACCTAGTGAATTGAAAATGCCAAATGTTAGTGAGACAGACATGATAGAATTGACTACACAAATACTAGTTGTAGAAggaaaatatttgaacatcaataatcAACTTAGCCAAGAGAAACAATTGTCTTTAACAAACCTATTAAACAATCATAAGCAGACATTTTATTGGAGTTACCATGACATGAAGGGTCTTGATCCTAAATTATGCACTCATAGGATCTATATCAAAGATGATTGTGCACGAGTAaggcaaccacaaagaagaatcaatcttgcATTGAGGGAAATAGTAAAAGGAGAGCTTCAGAAACTAATAGATGCAGGATTTATATACCCAATCTCTGACAACCAATGGGCATCCCCTCTAGTGATAGTGCCCAAAAATAATGGAAAATGTCCAGATGATTTGTGTAGATTACAAAGAGCTTAATGCGGCTActaagaaggatcattttccacttcctTTTATAGATCAAGTATTGGATTCACTATTAGGGAAAAAATATTTATGTTTCCTAGATGGTTTTAAAGGCTACAATTAAATACAAATTAGACCAGAATATTAAGAGAATATAACTTTCACTTGCCCATAGGAAACTTATGCCTATTCAGTACTTCCATTTGGTCTTTGCAATGCACCTGCAACTTTCCAAAGAGCAGTGATAAGTTTTTTTTCAGACATTTCACATGAATGTATGGAAATTTATATGAATGATTTTACAACTTATGGCACTAACTTTGTTGAAGCATTACAAAGACTAGAGAGAGTGTTGCAAAGATGTCAAGATCATAATTTGTCtttgaatagtgaaaagtgtttcatgATAATGCAACAAGGAGTGGTCCTTGGCCACTACATCTCTTAAAAAGGACTAGAAGTAGATCCAACCAAGATTACAGTCATTTCTAGTCTTCCTACACTTGCAAAGCAAAAGGATGTCAGAAGTTTTTTGGGACATGCAGGGTATTACAGGAGATTCATAAAGGACTTCAGTAAAATTGCAGCACCACTTTATAGCCTTTtgactaaagatgcagaatttcaTTGGACGAAAGATTGTGAAAAAAACATTTTCTAATCTAAAAGAAGCATTAACACAAGAACCTATGCTCAAAGATCCTAATTGGGAATTTCCATTCCACGTTGAtattgatgcatctgattatgcaataggggtTGTTTTGGGCCAAAAGGAGGCATCAGTTGAgcatgcaatctattttgtcagcaAAAACCTGCAAGGGGCTTAATTTAATTATACAGTCAAAGAGAAAGAAATGTTAGTAGTCATCTATgccctcaacaaattcaggcattatataacAGGATATCAGATCTTTGTCCATACTAATCATGCAACAATCAAATATATGATGAATAAATCATTGACCACAGGAAGATTGGCAagatggttactattgatgcaagaatttgatatcaccatAATAGACAAGCCTGGGAAAGCTAATGTTGTAGCATATTTCTTGTCTAGATTGATTACATCAGATGATACTCAGGTAATTGATGACACTTTTCCTGATGAGCACTTATTTTCAATCAATGTGCATACACCTTGGTATGCAAATATAGCAAACTATTTGGTTGTAGGGAAGGTGCCTCCTCacttctctcctaaagaaagaaacATTCTCATTTAtaaaattttttctttttcatggaTTGAAGGATGTTTGTTCTATACTAGCCCAGTTCATGTGCTAAGAAGATGGAACTTatgacattttgcatacatgtcatgaTGAACCTCGTGGAGGATATTTCGCTGCCAAAATGACAACAATGAAAATTCTCAATGCAGGTTATTATTGGCCCACACTTCATAAAGATGCAAACAAATACACTAGGAAGTGTGATAGATGTTAGAGAATGGGACAACCAACAAAATCAGATGAGATTCCCCTCTACCTTCAAGTTAtaattacaccatttgacaaaaaTGGGGCCTGGATTTTGAAggtccaattgatccaccatcaaatggtaaGTCCTATATCCTAGTATGTATTGACTAtgtcactaaatgggttgaagctaaGCCAATGAAACATGCAAGGGATAATAAGGTTGCAGAATTCCTTTATGAAGAGAACTTCACCAGATATGGAGTTCCAAGGGAAATAGTGACAGATCAAGGAGCTCAATTCACATCAACCCTTATTACAACACTAGTTAATGAGTACAACATTAGGCATCAGAAATATACCCCTTACCATCCTCAGGAAAATGGGAAAGTTGAGATCACAAACTGGGAAATTGAAGCAACTATGATAAAAATAGTGGCAATTCATAGGAAAGATTGGGCCAATATATTGCCAGAAGCTAGCTGGGCCTATAGAACCACATGGAAAACAACCATTGGTTTCACACCATCTGAACTGTTATATGGTAAAACAACAATGATTCCAATTGAGTTTTTACATAAAAATTTAAGAACTGCATTAGATCTGGAAATCAACCTATAAACATCACAAATAGAAAGGATCATGCAACTCCATAACTTAGATGAAATGAGGAAGGCAACCCTTCATCACACTAAAATTGTGCAAGCTCAATGAATAAAATGACatgataaatacattaaataaaagAAGTTCCAATCAAGTGACTGGGCTCTTCTTTATGACTCTAGGTATCAAGAAGGTGTTGGCAAGTAACAAACTAGATGGCTAAGACCATATGAGGTGGCACAAGTATTTTCAAATGGAGCTGTTAAAGTTACCACAATTGACCCTGTTAGATTTAAACTGCTAGTCAATGGTCATCACTTGCATTTATATCACAAAAAAACTTCAAAAGTGGAGTTCATGCAACAATTCACCACCTCTCTTGCAGTCGAAGGAAGTGGACCACGTGTCCATCCTTCTGCCTAAAACACATATGCAACAAATCATAATAAAGATTTCCACTTCAATGGAAATCAAATTCTCTGCTCATTCTGTATATCCACCTTCACTTCATAATTCTTTCTTTTCCATAAATCTCTCCATCATCACACTCCACCTCATACTTCATTAATTACTTAACTGATTGATTGACAGGTACTGTGCATGCCATAATCCGAGACATGCAAATGCAATTTATTAGGTACATGCGAACAATTACTTCTTCCATTATTATCGTAAATGGTATTACATTTCATCATGTTCATTAATTATATATTTACATAGCATCTTCTTTCCATGCCACTTCAGCCTGTGTGGACACATGCCTTAATTTAGGTTGGGGGGAGGAAAACACGCCTATTACTTGTCTTTTAGTTGATTTGAACCAATAATTTGACACTTGAAATGTCATAAGCGTTGTCATTTTTATTGAAAGCCTTTCTAATACTTTTATTAATGATTTTTCTCCTATCTTAGTCTATCTTAGTCGACAAACTTCAAACCAAAAAGGGTAAGTTGTAGGGTCCAAAGAATCTAAAAAACTAAATTCGCGTAGAGAATAGGAAAATTTGACTCTTTAAGTGAAGATAGAACAAGGGAATGTTTTAGAAAGTGACTGTAGGAAAATGGGTGATCAACTAATTAGGAATGAACCTATTGTTCATGTTGTGATCCTCCAAGATGTTGTTTGTCTAgcaaaatttcaaaattatgtCTGGCTAGACTATTTCTTGAAGTTGCAGAGTTTTAATGAAGACACTGCTACAGAATTTGCACAAAATTTTGCAAACGACAAAGCAATGGTAAAAGGATTGCAAGTGGTGGTAACAAAGGAAAGAATTGTAGAACTCACAGGGTTTCCCACTGATGGGGAACTATACCCTACATATCGAGATGCAAGGGCATAATTTACCGAACCAATTGATCCACCACTTGTTGTGGATAAATAGGGGACAAGGAGAACGTCGCTGCTAGACAAGTGGATGCATGCAGCTGTGCATATTTGCAAATACATTACTTGTGAGGGTTGCTAGTATTGTCCACACTCCATTCACTTCAAACACTTAAGCCATTTGAGGCATGGGAGGAGAATGAATGTGCCCAATGTTCTCTACGGGTTGTTGGAAATCATGGTGGTTGAAACTCATAAAGGTAGGACCAACTCTGTATCTCACCACTATTTGATTATATTGCTAGTTGAGAAATCTTGAAAAGAAGTCTCTGGTATGAcataggaggaatttgaaaatgTGGATCAATTTAGACCTGAAAATGTAGAACAAAGGAGTCAGTCTCCCAAGTCTAGCAAAAGAAAAAAAGCTTCTGCAGCCACTTCTGAGGCTTTTACCTCTGGTGGGAGACCCAAAGCAAGCTCTCTTGTAGCAACAACCATAGAAGTTGATTGTTCTAAATCAAAGGAAGAAGGAACCCCTTCTTCAATTCATGATGATATTTCATTTCAAACTCCACGTTGAACCAGGGCAACAACTAGGAAAGagaaataacaacaacaaaaagcagaaaaaagggaaagaaaaggttagggTTGAGACAACAAAAGCTAGCCCTAGCCTTGGCAAATAGAACATCAGAGACATTGTTCCTCTTGCAACAACAAAAACTAGGGAAACCCCTGCAAGCAAGGCAAAGCCAACTGCACAAGATGCTGGTGAGACATTAAGAAAAAGCCTTAGGCTAGAGACAACAACTGAAAAAGTGGTAGTGGCCTCTGAAGAGGAAGTACATAATGAAGGGGAGAGTACATTTGGAGAGCATGCATTTGAGGGAGATGTACAGAAAAGGTTAGATCAGCTTGCCCTCATTGTAGAACAGGCATGAGGATAAGAAATACCATATCAAGAGAAGAATAAACCCCTTCAACAAGAATTCGAGCAACCACCAATACCGCCATTGGAGCATGTTGGCAGAAATTTTTTGGTAGGTATTCATAGACCCCCTGTATCTTCATGGCATAGTGTAGcgatgaaattgttggatgaaatagaAAAGAGGGATAAAGAAAACCTTAGATTGCataaacaaatagagaaaaaggatAATAAATTAGGGAGAAAGATGAGGAGATTGTTAAATTAAGAAACAAGTGGATGATGTGGTAGAATTAGTGCCACAATTAATGGAATGAACAACCCCTCCAAGGGTTTATACATTGCATTTAAAGGAGAGATATCTAAAATTTTACCTTTCTAGGGTAATTTAAGGATTAAATCCTTCCATCAAAAATCTTGAGGAATTATTTCAAGCCTACCAAGAATCTCCAACAGAGAATAAGAACCTACTTTGTGAATTTTACCTACATAATTATGATGTCCTAGATGACCATCAATAGAACCCATTGATGTATATTGGAGATATCCATTTGAGGGCATTTCTGCCCTGGATTCAGAATAAAAACAATTGAGGCGAGAAGTTCAGAGCTTACAGAGAAAAGGAATTACAAGAACCCTTGCCACTAAGGGCTGAATTGGATAATCTTGAAGCAATGTTTTATGAATGGCACTGAGTTATGTATGTTCCAGAGCTTAAGGATAGAGTGTTTCCTCTGCAAGAAGAAGCCTATAGAGAATATGAACAAGTGGAGGACACTACAGGAAGAACAATAGCATGACACCTTTCACAAAGATGGAATAGCTTAACTGATCAACTAAGGCAAGTTGAGCCACATTCACTGCAGAATTATGTTGCAACATAGAAGAGATGTCCTAGATATATACAGCTTGGAAGAACACATAAACATTACTGGTTCTGATTTTTATACCAGCCACCTATCTTGTGGCTAGTACCAAACTACAGGTACTATCGGTATGATATAGAAGAAGAAAGGCCAAGGTGGAATAGATTGGAACAAAGGCATGGATTTTATTGGGATCCTGATTTA contains these protein-coding regions:
- the LOC131044307 gene encoding uncharacterized protein LOC131044307 — translated: MNPPPQPQQQDITPPPNPNASTPRPTQFPSQPTPNLNNKPQQQKVYSADSNLYPAFDVSLGDIHLCLRTTLPTPSTPLINELPEEEEEHPNLAKDLEPTRLSNLEPPFPQRLEIVKQKEETIFEILDQLKHIFVNIPLFQAMNDVPIYGKAIKEACLKKPRRKAKDPTNIHVVGQLEDIMLGKVIVPKYAGIGSPILEVRINGMQIKNSLIDLGAEINVMTKEIMQQLNIINQRPTTTILQLVDSSIVKPDGIVEDILVSLDSWDYPVDFMTLSPKATLGGYPIILGRPWLATTNA